Genomic segment of Sphingopyxis sp. QXT-31:
ACGGCGCGCCAAGCCGTTATGGTGCGGCGATACACCAAGGGAGTCGCTGCCATGATCCGTTCTTTCACCCTTGCCGCCGCGCTCGCGCTACTGAGCGCCAGCCCGCTCGCTGCCGAGACGCCCGCGCCCATCGACTATAGCGCCGCGCTCGCCGATCCCGCGCGCCCGGCGACCGACCGCGAGCGCGACGCGGCGCGCAAACCCGCCGAACTGCTCGAATTCGCGCAGATCGCGCCGGGCGAAAAGGTCGGCGATTATGTGATGGGCGGCGGTTATGTCACCCGGCTGCTCGCCGCTGCGGTCGGCGACAAGGGCAAGGTCTATGCCTTCCAGCCCGCCGAGTTCATCGCGTTCAAGGCGCAATATGGCACCGATCAGGCGGCGGTCGACGCGGCCTATGCCAATGTCGATGCGGTGAGCGGGCCGTTCGCGGCGCCCGCTTTCCCGGTGCCGCTCGACACGATCATCACGGTGCAGAATTTCCACGACCTGTATCTGAAGCCCTTTTCCGAAGAGACGGGCGCCAGGGGCAGCGCAGCCCTGTTCGCGGCACTGAAGCCCGGCGCCACACTCGTCATCGTGGATCACAGCGCCGCCGACGGGACCGGCACGACGCTGTCCGACAGCCTCCACCGCATCGACAAGGCGGCGGTGATCGACGCGCTGGCCAATGCGGGGTTCGTGCTGGAAGCCGAGAGCGACCTCTACAAACAGGCCGACGACCCGCGCACAGCGAATGTGTTCGACAAGGAAATCCGCGGCAAGACCGACCAGTTCGCGCTGCGCTTCAGGAAGCCGGGCTGACGTCCGGCTTACAATCGTCGTCGAGTTGCCACATCACCCAATATTCCGTCGTCAGCGGGGTAATGTGCATCGAGCTCTTGTGGCGCAGCCTGACCGTCGTTTGCGCCGGGGCTGCGCCCGGAACGGTCAGCGCGAAGCGGCATGTCGCCCGGTTGCGGGCGGTGCCGTCGAAGGCGCAGGCAAGGTCGGTCACCCGGTAATCGGGAAGCGGCGTCGGGTTCCGCACCACGCCCATTTCATCCTCTTCGTCCGGGCGGTAGCCGGGCGCGCGGATCATGTCATGGATGGCGCAGCGCTGCGCGAGGGTCTTCGCATCGGGCAGGGCGCAGGCGGGCGGGCGGGCGGGCTCTCGCGCTCTTCCCTCGACCGCCGCAAGTCCTTGCTCGCATGGAAGCCGCAATCGAGATCGGGCGGCAGCGGGAGGACGGCCAGCGGGCCGTCGGGCTTCGCGGGCGCACACGCCGCCGCCGCCATCCCGAGAAACAGGGCGACGGCGGCGCGGGCGATCATCCCAGCATACCTTTGCGCGGCCCCAGATAGCCGAACAGATAGGCGCCCACCTTGCGCATCTGGATCTCCTCCGCGCCCTCGGTGATCCGGTAGCGGCGGTGGTGGCGATAGATATGCTCGAAGGGCTTGTGGCGCGAATAGCCGATGCCGCCATGCACCTGCATCGCGCGGTCGGCGGCTTCGCAGCAGAGGCGGTTCGCCCAATAATTGCACATGCTGACCTTGTCGCTGAGGCGGTGCTCGACCTCCTTGTGCGGCATATTGTCCATTTCCCACGCGGTCTTGCGGATCAGGAGGCGCAGCATCTCGGCCTGGGTCGCGAGTTCGACGAGCGGGAACTGGATCGCCTGGTTGCGCGCCAGCGCCTCGCCGAAGGGCTTGCGCTCGCGGGCGTAGCGCACGCTTTCCTCGATGCAGAAGACCGCGGCGCCGAGCGAACTCGCCGCTTGCCGGATGCGGTTCTGATGGACGAAGCTCTGTGCGATCGACAGCCCGCCGCCCTCGGGTCCGAGGCGCGCGCTGTCGGGCACCCACACGTCGGTGAAGGTCATGCGCGGGTGGTCGGTCGGCATGTTGAAGGTCCACATATATTCGTCGACCGTCATCCCCGGCGTTCCCGTCGGCACCAGCAGGCAGGTGATCCCCTTCGCATCGCCATCCTTGCCGTCGGTGCGGCAGAAGGTCGCGCAGTGCGTCGCGACATGCATGCCGGTGATCCACATCTTGCGCCCGTTGATCAGCCAGCCCTCGACCCCGTCGCGGGTCTCGCGCACCGCGCGGGTTTCCATATGCGTCGCGTCGCTGCCATGGTCGGGTTCGGTGAGGCCGAAGGCGGTGCGGCGCTTGCCCTCGAAGCCGCCGAGGATAAATTCCGCCTTCTGCTCGTCGCTCGTCGCGAACTGCTCGAACATTTCGACGAACGGGAAATTGCCGACGATGCTGTGCTCGTTCTGCAGGTCGTTGTGGAGCCCCAGCCCCTTGGCGGCGAAATGTTCGCGGATCACCGCCATCCACAGGTTCGACCCGTCCTTGCCACCATATTTTTTGGGTGCCGAAAAGCGCCAA
This window contains:
- a CDS encoding class I SAM-dependent methyltransferase is translated as MIRSFTLAAALALLSASPLAAETPAPIDYSAALADPARPATDRERDAARKPAELLEFAQIAPGEKVGDYVMGGGYVTRLLAAAVGDKGKVYAFQPAEFIAFKAQYGTDQAAVDAAYANVDAVSGPFAAPAFPVPLDTIITVQNFHDLYLKPFSEETGARGSAALFAALKPGATLVIVDHSAADGTGTTLSDSLHRIDKAAVIDALANAGFVLEAESDLYKQADDPRTANVFDKEIRGKTDQFALRFRKPG
- a CDS encoding acyl-CoA dehydrogenase family protein; this encodes MDFAVPADLQAYLDELDAFIEAEIKPLELADDNIRFFDHRREHSRTDWDNQGLPRHEWEQLLKQATRKADAAGHWRFSAPKKYGGKDGSNLWMAVIREHFAAKGLGLHNDLQNEHSIVGNFPFVEMFEQFATSDEQKAEFILGGFEGKRRTAFGLTEPDHGSDATHMETRAVRETRDGVEGWLINGRKMWITGMHVATHCATFCRTDGKDGDAKGITCLLVPTGTPGMTVDEYMWTFNMPTDHPRMTFTDVWVPDSARLGPEGGGLSIAQSFVHQNRIRQAASSLGAAVFCIEESVRYARERKPFGEALARNQAIQFPLVELATQAEMLRLLIRKTAWEMDNMPHKEVEHRLSDKVSMCNYWANRLCCEAADRAMQVHGGIGYSRHKPFEHIYRHHRRYRITEGAEEIQMRKVGAYLFGYLGPRKGMLG